A single Flavobacterium sp. 1 DNA region contains:
- a CDS encoding malectin domain-containing carbohydrate-binding protein, which produces MKKIVFFIFCFFVGACFVWSQSSKEPAKFRKEVSLNSSWETIVLDKLPEQEETFVQNPKVGAQWQKVNVPHNWDQYYGFRRTKHGNLHGTAWYHKTLQLDKKDNSKRLFLFFEGVSSYATVWVNGKKVGEHKGGRTTFTVDITKAVSFEKTNHIIVKASHPSFIADLPWVCGGCSGEWGFSEGSQPMGIFRPVTLVVTDEVRIEPFGVHIWNDKSTSKEKAILNITTEIKNYGTSNRNLTIENTLFDKNGKKVVSVKSDIKNTSGETKQIAQTLPEIANPKLWSPANPYLYELVTTISENGKKIDELKTPYGIRWVSWPVSRDGKDNRFYINDEPLFINGTCEYEHLIGNSHSFSDEQIHSRIEQIKAGGFNAFREAHQPHNLKYQEELDQNGILFWSQFSAHIWYDTPEFKENFKTLLREWIKERRNNASVVMWGLQNESTIPKEFAEECTQIIREMDPMSASQRIVTTCNGGEGTDWNVVQNWSGTYGGDPFNYDVEMSTQLLNGEYGAWRSHDLHTEGEFDQKGILSENRFSQLMEIKVREAESVKDKIAGQFNWLFASHENPGRVQNGEGFRDIDKVGPVNYKGLFSIWGEPLDAYYMYRANYVLNKTNPMVYIVSHTWPNRWDAPGIKNGIDVYSNCDEVELFNDINKTSLGKLKNPGLGQHFQWNNVNIQYNVLYAVGYVNGKAVAKDYMVLNSLPKAPNLDTLVSDKADILKAQKGYNYIYRVNCGGSEMTDSSGNDWLTDTHKSDKNTWGSLSWTDKFEKLPDFYASQRSTFDPINGTKDETLFQSFRYGVDKLRYEFPVPNGEYLVELYFTEPWYGTGGGLDCKGWRLFDVAINDKVVLKDLDIWSEVGHDSALKKTFVVKSINGKIIISFPNVKAGQAIISAIAIATKKKNVQPAKESARNVQNFVRDYYDKTANGVSSWLDINSKQYSDSDVVFTQLPSEVFGADYLMFSNRSKLSGSFITKEDSNVYLFVNNMFKDSISGYKRTKEIAKNSNGVEFSIFHKKTKRGEKVLFENSEKQSTIVVVPTYDMGEKDDSRPIVLLEAETTKTTGTGIEKGNFKKADYIEFTQKTNNSIQFEVKPGVAGIYLMRFRFMNRNETPLKVKFKMEDAYGILMRNDTIEFPSATEKWKILNTTSGGYINAGTYKITIESEDMKGLLLDSFEFQ; this is translated from the coding sequence ATGAAGAAAATAGTTTTTTTTATTTTTTGTTTTTTTGTAGGCGCTTGCTTTGTATGGAGTCAAAGTAGCAAGGAACCGGCGAAGTTTCGTAAAGAAGTTTCGCTGAATTCCTCTTGGGAAACTATTGTTCTAGACAAACTTCCGGAACAGGAAGAAACTTTTGTTCAAAATCCAAAAGTTGGTGCGCAATGGCAAAAAGTAAACGTACCCCACAATTGGGATCAGTATTACGGATTCCGAAGAACCAAACACGGTAATTTACACGGAACTGCCTGGTATCACAAAACATTACAACTTGACAAAAAAGATAATTCAAAAAGACTTTTCCTCTTTTTCGAAGGCGTAAGTTCCTATGCTACAGTATGGGTAAATGGCAAAAAAGTAGGCGAACACAAGGGGGGAAGAACCACGTTTACGGTGGATATTACAAAAGCCGTTTCTTTCGAAAAGACAAATCATATAATCGTCAAAGCATCGCATCCATCCTTCATTGCCGATTTGCCTTGGGTTTGTGGCGGATGTTCCGGAGAGTGGGGATTCTCCGAAGGCTCACAGCCAATGGGTATCTTCAGACCCGTAACTTTGGTCGTTACCGATGAAGTTCGCATAGAACCTTTCGGCGTTCATATTTGGAATGATAAATCAACTTCCAAGGAAAAAGCAATTCTGAACATTACCACAGAAATCAAAAATTACGGAACTTCAAACAGAAATCTAACCATCGAAAACACCCTTTTTGATAAAAACGGAAAAAAAGTCGTTAGCGTAAAAAGTGATATCAAAAACACTTCAGGAGAAACAAAACAAATAGCACAAACACTTCCAGAAATTGCAAATCCAAAATTATGGTCGCCAGCCAATCCGTATTTATATGAATTGGTCACTACAATTTCGGAAAACGGAAAGAAAATAGACGAATTAAAAACACCTTATGGAATCCGTTGGGTAAGCTGGCCGGTAAGCCGTGACGGAAAAGACAATCGTTTTTACATCAATGACGAACCTTTATTCATCAACGGAACCTGTGAATACGAACATTTAATCGGAAACAGTCATTCATTTTCAGATGAGCAAATCCATTCGAGAATTGAACAAATCAAAGCAGGAGGATTTAATGCTTTTCGCGAAGCACATCAGCCTCATAATTTAAAATATCAAGAAGAACTGGACCAAAACGGAATCCTGTTCTGGAGTCAGTTTTCGGCACATATTTGGTACGACACACCCGAATTCAAAGAGAATTTTAAAACCTTATTGCGAGAATGGATCAAAGAACGTCGAAATAATGCATCGGTGGTAATGTGGGGACTGCAAAACGAAAGCACAATTCCAAAAGAATTTGCCGAAGAATGTACCCAAATCATCCGCGAAATGGATCCGATGTCGGCTTCACAACGCATTGTGACGACCTGTAACGGAGGCGAAGGAACCGATTGGAATGTCGTGCAAAACTGGTCGGGAACCTATGGTGGCGATCCATTCAATTACGATGTTGAAATGAGCACGCAATTGCTAAACGGAGAATACGGCGCCTGGCGTTCACACGATTTACACACCGAAGGCGAATTCGACCAAAAAGGAATTTTAAGTGAAAACCGTTTTTCCCAATTAATGGAAATCAAAGTACGCGAAGCCGAATCGGTAAAAGATAAAATCGCGGGACAATTCAATTGGCTTTTTGCTTCGCACGAAAATCCGGGACGTGTTCAAAATGGTGAAGGATTTAGAGATATAGATAAAGTTGGACCAGTCAATTACAAAGGACTTTTCAGTATTTGGGGCGAACCTTTAGATGCGTATTATATGTACCGCGCCAATTACGTTTTGAACAAAACCAATCCAATGGTGTATATCGTTTCACATACCTGGCCGAATCGTTGGGATGCTCCGGGAATCAAAAACGGAATCGATGTTTATTCGAATTGCGATGAGGTAGAATTGTTCAATGATATTAATAAAACATCACTTGGAAAACTAAAAAATCCGGGCTTGGGACAGCATTTTCAGTGGAATAATGTCAATATTCAATATAATGTTTTGTACGCTGTAGGTTATGTAAACGGAAAAGCGGTTGCCAAAGATTATATGGTATTGAATAGTTTGCCAAAAGCACCTAATCTAGACACATTAGTATCTGATAAAGCTGATATTTTAAAGGCACAAAAAGGATACAATTACATTTACAGAGTCAATTGTGGAGGTTCGGAAATGACAGATTCTTCTGGAAATGATTGGTTGACAGATACACATAAAAGTGATAAAAATACTTGGGGCTCTTTATCGTGGACGGATAAATTTGAAAAACTACCAGATTTTTATGCTAGTCAACGAAGTACTTTTGATCCTATAAACGGAACAAAAGACGAGACTTTATTTCAAAGTTTTAGGTACGGAGTAGATAAATTGCGTTATGAATTTCCAGTACCTAATGGTGAATATCTGGTTGAATTGTATTTTACAGAACCTTGGTACGGAACCGGTGGCGGATTGGATTGTAAAGGCTGGCGTTTGTTTGATGTAGCTATCAATGATAAAGTAGTATTGAAAGATTTGGATATTTGGTCTGAAGTCGGACACGACTCTGCTCTGAAGAAAACTTTTGTTGTAAAAAGTATAAATGGAAAAATCATTATTTCGTTCCCAAATGTAAAAGCAGGTCAGGCAATCATTTCGGCAATTGCCATTGCAACTAAAAAGAAAAACGTCCAACCAGCAAAAGAATCGGCGAGAAATGTTCAAAATTTTGTTAGAGATTATTATGATAAAACAGCTAATGGAGTAAGTTCGTGGCTGGATATTAATTCCAAACAATATTCTGATTCCGATGTTGTTTTTACGCAATTGCCTTCAGAAGTTTTTGGAGCAGATTATTTGATGTTTTCAAATCGTTCTAAACTTTCTGGGTCTTTTATAACCAAAGAAGATTCAAATGTGTATTTATTTGTAAATAATATGTTTAAGGATTCAATTTCGGGTTATAAAAGAACCAAGGAAATTGCTAAGAATTCGAACGGAGTAGAATTTTCTATTTTTCATAAAAAAACAAAAAGAGGAGAAAAAGTTCTTTTTGAAAATTCAGAAAAGCAAAGTACTATTGTAGTCGTTCCAACCTACGATATGGGCGAAAAAGACGACTCACGACCCATTGTACTTTTAGAAGCAGAAACTACCAAAACTACTGGAACCGGAATAGAAAAAGGCAATTTCAAAAAAGCCGATTACATTGAGTTTACACAAAAAACAAACAACAGCATTCAGTTTGAAGTGAAACCCGGAGTAGCAGGAATTTACCTGATGCGTTTCCGTTTTATGAATAGAAACGAAACGCCATTAAAAGTCAAATTCAAAATGGAAGACGCCTACGGAATCCTGATGCGAAATGATACGATTGAATTTCCTTCGGCAACAGAAAAATGGAAGATATTAAACACGACTTCGGGCGGTTACATCAACGCAGGAACCTATAAAATCACGATAGAATCAGAAGATATGAAAGGTTTGCTTTTGGATTCTTTTGAGTTTCAGTAG